From Mucilaginibacter gotjawali:
TCCGTGGTAACCGCCCCGGTAATTTCGCCCAGGTAATGCAGCGCCTGCTTGATATCCATGGAAAGGAAATCGGAAGTAATGGTATCCATACCGTCCAACACTCTTGCCAGGGCTTCTTCGGTTTTTTGCAGGGCTTCCAGGTGACGGATGTTAGTTACCAATGTTTCATCCCCGGTTAACTTGTCCTTGATAGCGGCACTGTAGATCTGCTGTTTAAGGTCATCGATATGAAGTTTTTCTTTGGCGGAGATGGGGAGGAAGTCCGAAAGTCCGGAAGTCCGAAAGTCCGGAAGTGGATTGGTTTGGGTTGTCAGCAAGTCGATTTTGTTGGCTACGGCAAGCATAGTTATTCCCGGTTTTTGCAGGCTTTCCAGGTCGCTTTTGAGTTCTTCGGCAGTAATTTGGCTGGCGTCGAACAAATAAACCAGCACGGCCGACTGGTTGATCTTTTCCATGGTGCGCGCCACGCCTATTTGCTCAATAGCGTCGGTAGCTTCCCTGATGCCGGCGGTATCGATCAGCCTGAAATTAATGCCGTTAATATTAAGTACCTCTTCAATGGTATCACGCGTGGTGCCGGGGATATGGCTCACTATCGCACGTTCCTCATTGAGCAAAGCATTCAGTAAAGTTGATTTGCCTGCATTTGGCCTGCCTGCAATAACTGTGTTTACGCCCAGCTTTATTGCGTTACCTAATTCAAAAGAGCTTATCAAACTGCGAATTACACGGTTTATCTGAAGTATAAGTTTTTTGAGCTGGTCGCGGTTGGCAAACTCTACATCTTCTTCGGCAAAGTCGAGTTCCAGTTCAATTAACGAGGCAAATTGTACCAACTGGTCGCGCAGCGATTGCAACTGGCTGCTGAAACCGCCGCGCAATTGCTGCAGGGCAACCTGTTGCGATGCTTTGGAATTGGAGGCGATGAGGTCGGCAACGGCTTCGGCCTGGGAAAGATCGAGTTGACCATTCAGGAACGCCCTTAGCGTAAACTCCCCCGCTTTGGCTGATCTTGCTCCTTTTTTGATGAGCAGTTTGATGATCGATTCAATAATATACGCCGAGCCATGGCAGGAAATCTCCACCACGTTTTCCCTCGTGTATGAACGCGGGGCAATAAATAAGGAAACCAAAACTTCGTCTAAAATAATATCCCCGTCAACAATGCTTCCGAAATGAATGGTGTGTGAAGGCTGTTTGGTGAGGTCCTTGCCTTTAAATACGCTTGCCGCGATAGTAATAGCATCCGGCCCGGAAAGCCGGATAATACCAATGGCTCCGGTTCCGTTTGGTGTTGCAAGGGCGACGATTGTTTCGTTGTTGGTCATTGGGTCATTGGGTCATTGAGTCATTGATTTTCGGACAATGATTTAGACCCTTGCGCAAAAGTCGCTATTTAAGCGCAATGTTCCTAAAGTCTCTTTTCAACGCAAAACATATTCAACTATCCAATGACTTAATGACGCAATGACCTAATGACTAAATTAACTAACTTGCGGCCATAAATTATGGTAACTTTTTTTGAAGCTTCGCTCGATACGATCTCTGTGCACCATGTGGGTAACCAGGCGCTTAGTGAAATGTATGCTCTGTCCGATCATCCATTGGAACTGAAGGACGAGATCATCCCCAACCTGTTGATGCAATATTTTTTAAAACCTTTTGAAAAGGCTAACGAAGTTTATCACCTTACCCATAGCAGCGGCAACCTGAGCCTGAATGAAGTTCATCATTTTGCAGCACAGGTTTTTGACGATAAGGAGTACTTTCACAGTGCATCCGAAGGTTTGGCAAAACACCTCTATAAGGTTGCAAATCACCCTAATATAAAAGGCGGGGAGTTATATGTGGTCTACTTTAACAAAGTGCAGATAGAGGGTAACCCGCTGGATGCCATCGGGATCTTTAAATCGGAAAACAAAGAAACTTACCTGAAAGTGTACCCGGATAAAGGCGGTTTCCAGGTGGATTATGAAGAGAATGCCATCAATATCAATAAGCTGGACAAGGGTGTTTTGATATTTAATATCGAAAAGGAAAACGGCTACAAGGTGGTGGTGATTGATAAAACCAATGGCGGCCAGGAAGCTGCGGTGTATTGGAAAGACCAGTTTTTACAGCTAAAGATCCGTAACGACAGCTTTAACCAAACCAGCAATACGCTGGGCATCTACAAAAACTTTGTGACCCAAAAGCTGGATGACGAGTTTGAAATGAGCAAAGCCGATAAGATCGACCTGCTGAACCGCTCCATGAAGTATTTTAAAGAGAAAGATACTTTTGATATGGACGAGTTTACCGGCGAAGTGATTGGCAACCCGCAGGCTATTGAATCTTTTAAAAATTTTAAAAGCCAGTACGAACAGGAATTCGACAGCCCGATATCGGATACTTTTGAGATCTCGGACAATGCGGTTAAAAAACAGGCCCGCGTTTATAAAAGCGTGTTAAAACTGGACAAGAATTTCCACATCTACATCCACGGCGATAAGGAACTTATTGAAAAAGGCTTTGATGACGACAAGCACATGAACTATTATAAGGTTTATTTTAAGGAGGAGAATTAGGTTGGTTGATTAGGTTGAATGAGTTGATTAAGTGGGTGGTTGGTTGGAACAACGTAGATCAAGTTCCGGGCTATGGGTTTCCCATCAATAAAATCCTGCTTTGTTTTTACTAACGAGGCTATTTCAGCTTCTCTGAAAACTTATTCCTCATTAGCGTCAACAGAATATGATAGACCAAACCGATCTAATATTTCCCTCCAAACAGAAAGGTCTTTTTTATTTTGTATGTTGACGGTAAGTGTTGCCATACCCAAATTTACCAAAGATAAATTCAAAATACAATTGTATCATTGTCAAACCGTTGCTGATGCCCCAAAAAAAAACAATATCTTTTTGCCGAAAAATTCGCTAAACTATCATAACCTCCTACCCTTTTTAACCCGTACCATCCTATGAAAAAGTTCTTTATAGTTGCACTACTTATTTTCACCACTTCTGTTTTATCGGCTCAAAAACATTATGCAGTCACTTATGAGCAGTTGAAGGAATATGAAGGCGTTTACGAATATTTTAACCACGCCGTTATAAAAATAGCGGCTTCGCCGGTGGATACTATTTTATATGGCATCATCAATCAGAGCAGTTATGCCCTGCGGCCGGTCGACAAAGATGTTGTGGTAAATAATTTGGGGCAGCGCACCAGGTTTTTACGTAATAGTATGCATGTGATTACGGGCTATGTTACCGGGAAAGATTCGTTTAAGCTGATCACAAAAAATATTTCCTTTCCACAACAGATGTGGTATCCCAGGAGCCCTGCCGATTTGGTAAATTATCACTACAAATATACCATACCACCGGCGTTGAATGACGGCTTACCCACAGGGGATGCTGCAAAGGCAGGCCTTGACACCGCCTTATTAGCCGCCATGATGGACAAAATAGTGACGGCAAAGTACCTGAATGTTCATAGTGTGCTGATCATAAAAGACGGTAAACTGGTGTTTGAGGAATATTTTTATAACTACGGCCGGGATAGTTTACAGGAGCAGCGGTCGGCCACCAAAAGCGCAATTTCGGCATTAACTGGCATAGCCATTCACCAGGGATATATTAAAAGTGTGAATGAAAGGGTGCTGGCTTATTTCCCCGAATATCACTTGAATAATAACTCCGAATTAAAACAAAAGATCACGGTAAAAGACCTGCTGAGCAATCAAAGCGGGCTTAACTATGACGAGGCATACGATAAAGCGGTTGGTAATGAAAATACCATGAGCTATACGGACGATTGGGTAAAATATACCTTAGACCTGCCGATGCTGGATACGCCCGGCACCAGGGGCCGTTACGCATCGGGCAACCCCATTACGATGGCGCGTATTATCGAAAAAGCTACCCATATGCCGCTGCACGACTTTGCGCTGAAAAACCTTTACAGGCCAATGGGCATTACTAACTTTAAATGGAATTTTACGCCTGACAAGCGCGGCGCCGAAAACTATGGCGAGGTATTTTTACGTCCGAGAGATATGGCCAAGTTCGGGCTGTTATATTTAAATAACGGCGTTTGGGACAAGCAACAATTGGTGCCGGCTGAATGGGTTAAGGAGTCGACCAGTAAACAGTCCGTGGTGCAGGGTGTGGATTATGGTTATTTGTGGTGGCTGAAATACCTTGATGCTGATGGCGGGGTAAGGTATAACAGCTTTGCCGCCCAGGGTAACGGCGGCCAGAAAATTTACGTTTTTAAACAGCAGCAACTGGTTGTAGTGATAACCGGCGGAAACTACAATACGCAATCGCCGTCAAACGAATTGGTTAAAAAGTATATTTTACCGGCATTTAATAAACACTGATTTTTTTTTCGGGGATTTCACCGATTTTAAACGCATGATTTCACCGATTTTTAGTTGTGATTGGATTGTTTTTATGTGATTTTAACCGGTTTTTTGATGTTTTTATTGAATGTTCAAATTGTTAAAAAGCCGCAAGTGGTTAATGATGAGATGTATACAAAATAAGCCCAAATGCATACAAAGTGTTCATTTTTGTTTATTTCGAGTTAATAAACTTATTTACAATGATTTACATATAATTTAGTGTTCCCTACTGTTCACCGGTGTTCTTACTGTTCAGGGGTGAACAGTCGGGCAAGCAATTTAACAGGCGCAGTCATCAGCACTTAAAAATGCTCCTCAATCCCCAACGCAAATAGTGCAAAATCGTATTTTACGGGGTCCAGCGGGTCGAATTCCCTGAGCCGTTCGGTGAGCTCAACTGCCGTTTGCCAGTCGGTTTGTTTGCGGGTGATCAGGTTAAGCTTGCGGGCCACCCGGTCAACGTGCAGGTCGCAGGGGATGATGAGTTCAGCCGGTTTAATGTGGTTCCAGATACCGAAATCAACGCCGCAATCGTCTTTGCGTACCATCCAGCGTAAAAACATATTCAGCCTTTTGCAGGTGGACTTTTGTGATGGGGAGGAGATGTGTTTTTTGGTACGGTGAGGGAAATCAGACAGGGAAAAGAAGTACGAACGGAAGTAATTAAGCGATTGTTCAACCGCAAGCTCCCCCTTTAGGGGGCCGGGGGGCATGAAGGCAGCCTCCAGTGATTCATACTTTGAATAATGGTGCCTGAAAAACGAGATGAAATAGAGTGTATCGGTATCATTAAACGTTCGGTGCTTAAATTCCAGTAGCTTTTTAAGGTCGGGTTCTTCGTGATTCATGATGAAATCATAAGGCGCGCCATCCATCAGCTTGATTAATTCGTGGCATTTATTGATGATGGTAACCCGCTGCCCCCAGGCCAGCACGGCTGCCCATAGGCCCATGATCTCTATATCCTGTTGTTTGGTAAACAGGTGCGGGATGGAAACGGGGTCGTTTGGAATAAAGTCAGGCCTGTTATATTGAATGACTTTTGAGTCGAGAAAAGCTTTTATGTTTTCGATCATGTTATAAAAAGTGGCAGTTATTGTCGAAATTGATCGCTACTGCCACTGAAGACTGCTACTATCCTAGTGCCTGTGCTAAATCTTCCAGCAAATCCTCCACATCCTCCACTCCTACGCTTAAACGCAATAGGTTATCTACCACGCCTACTTTTTCACGCTCTTCCTTTGGAATAGATCCATGCGTCATGCTCACCGGGTGATTGATCAGCGATTCTACGCCGCCTAATGACTCGGCAAGGGCAAATACTTTAAATGAAGATGCGATACGATAAGTTTCCTTTAAATCAGCGCCTTTAAGAGTGATGGAGATCATCCCGCCGAAGTCGCGCATTTGTTTTTTGGCTATTTCGTGGTTAGGGTGATCGGTAAATCCCGGCCAGTAGATCTTACCCACTTTGGGGTGCGTCTTCAGGTATTCGGCTATGATGCGGCCGTTTTCACAATGGGCCTTCATGCGCAGGTGGAGGGTTTTGATACCGCGAAGCACTAAAAAGCTGTCCATAGGGCCGGGCGTAGCGCCGCAGGCATTGTAAATGAACCATAACCTTTTATAAATATCCTCGTCATTCAGCATTAAGGCGCCCATTACCACGTCGCTGTGCCCGCCAATATACTTGGTTACCGAGTGCATTACAATATCGGCCCCCAAATCAATCGGGTTTTGCAGATATGGCGAAGCGAAGGTATTATCAACTGCCAGAAGAATATTCTTCTCCTTGCTGATCTTTGCAATCGCTTCAATATCCACAATTTGCATGGTAGGATTGGTCGGCGTTTCTATCCAGATCAGTCTGGTGTTTTCATTGGTGTATTCCCTGATGATCTCCGGATCAGACAGGTTCAGAAAATGAAATTTGATCCCATAATTGGCAAATATTTTGGTGAAGATGCGGTATGATCCTCCGTAAAGATCGTTGCCGGTGATCACCTCATCGCCCGGCTGCAGTAATTTCATCACCGCGTCGGTAGCGCCCATACCACTGGAGAACGCAAGCCCGTATTTCGCATTTTCCAATGCAGCCAGGCAGTTTTCCAACGCGTGGCGGGTTGGGTTGGTACCCCGCGAATATTCGTACCCTTTATTATCCCCGGGCGATTTTTGCCAGTAAGTAGAAGTCTGGTAGATCGGTGTCATCACCGCTCCGGTGGTTGGGTCGGGCTCTTGGCCGGCGTGTATAGCTTTTGTTGCGAATTTCATGGTTGGTTCATAGTTCATGGTTCATAGTTCACGGTTTTTTGAACCATTTTCTATGAACGAGTAATCAAAATTAATAAGCACGAGCGAAAATGACACGCTGCGACGATGGTTTCCCGGTAAGTATACATTTACCATCTTCCTGTTTATTATCCAAAGGTATGCATCTTATTGTCGCCTTGGTTTCATCTTTTATCTGTTGTTCAGTTTCGGGAGTGCCATCCCAGTGCGCCGATAAAAAGCCGGGTTGTTCATCCAGCAAGCGTTTAAATTCATCATAGGTATCTACTTCGGTGGTATTCTCTGTTTTGAATTTTAATGCTTTCTGGTAGATATTTTGCTGAATCTCTTCCAATAATGACTCGATCTTTGCAGACAATCCTTCCTGGGCTACCGTTTCTTTGGTTTTGGTATCACGGCGGGCCAGTTCAACGGTTCCGTTTTGCATATCGCGGCTGCCTATAGCAACACGCAAAGGCACTCCCTTTAACTCATACTCGGCAAATTTAGCGCCGGGGCGATGGGTATCCCTTTTATCAAACTTAACCGAAATATTTTTTGCTTTCAGTTCAGCGGTTAAGCCCTTTACAAAGGCTGCAATATTTTCAAGCTCTTCCTCGTGCTTATAGATAGGCACCACTACCACCTGTATTGGCGCCAGTTTTGGTGGCAATACCAGACCGGCATCATCAGAATGCGCCATGATCAACGCACCGATCAGCCTGGTGGATACACCCCAGGAGGTTGCCCACACATAATCCAGTTTATTTTCTTTGTTGGTGAATTTAACTTCAAATGCTTTCGCAAAATTCTGCCCTAAGAAGTGCGACGTACCCGCCTGCAGGGCTTTACCGTCCTGCATTAATGCTTCTATGCAATAAGTGTCTAAAGCGCCGGCAAAACGTTCATTAGCGGTTTTTTTACCGCGGATTACCGGCAATGCAAGCCAGTTCTCTACAAAATCAGCATAGACATTCAGCATTTGCTCGGTTTCCTCAATGGCTTCTTCGGCGGTTGCATGGGCGGTATGGCCTTCCTGCCATAAAAACTCGGTGGTACGCAAAAATAGACGGGTGCGCATTTCCCAGCGGACTACGTTGGCCCATTGGTTAACCAAAATAGGCAAGTCCCGGTAGGACTGGATCCAGCCTTTATACGTATTCCAAATGATGGTTTCAGATGTTGGCCTTACGATCAGTTCTTCTTCCAGTTTGGCATCTGGGTCCACTATAATATTGCCTTCACCATCATTTTTTAAGCGATAATGGGTTACTACTGCGCATTCCTTTGCGAATCCTTCTACGTGAGCAGCTTCCTTTGAAAGAAATGATTTTGGTATAAATAACGGGAAATAAGCATTCACATGCCCTGTTTCTTTAAACATTACATCCAATACGGCCTGCATTTTTTCCCAAATGGAATAGCCATAAGGTTTAATGATCATACAGCCTTTAACCGGTGAGTATTCGGCCATATCAGCCTTGATCACCAGGTCGTTATACCATTGTGAATAATCTTCGTCTTTACTTACAACCCCTTTGCTCATATAATAATTAATGCTGTTTTTTTGATACCAGCCGCCAAATTTATACATTTAGGCTGTAAGGAGTGTAACTATGTCGGCTAAATTTAAATTAATGTGTTGGTTTTTGCTTAGCGCCTGGTTCGCTACAACAAGAGCTCAAACCACCAAACAGCCAATTGCATCCCCGCGGCTATTAATAATTGGCTCATATTATGCCGCTGATTCCGGAGGAGAGTATGAGGTACTTCGTGCCTTTATTATCAATTATTCCGATGATACATTGAGGTTTTGGGGCTCAAACTGCCAACCAAGTGAGTTTTTTAAAATAACAATTAATGGTTATATGCATTTAGTTGATGAGGAATGCAAAAAGTCAGTTTTTCAGCAAATAGCTATACCCCCACATAGGTCTTTGCTGATTCCTTTAAAGTTAACAGTTTCAAAACAGCCTCATGAATTAATTCAAATAAAAGTGAGCATGAGTTTTTACAAGTGTTACGCATCAAATCATTTTACTGAAGATAGAAAAAATCACAGACCCGAAATATTGACCGATACAATAACACTGAACTATAATAAGGATGGCAATCCCTTTTATGGAAAATCAGATTGGGAAGAACTGAAACAAAAAGAAAAAATAAACCTCCCAACAACGAAACTTTATCTTCTTACTGCAGATGACCTAAAACATTATACGGTAACAGCTGATGTAACTAAAATTACCAAGGCAGATGAAGATGAATACAGTTATACTAAAGAAAAGGTTTTCCAAATACCGGTTACTGTTCATAACAATAGCGATAAGACATTGAGATACTATTCTATGAGTTGTTCGTGGCAGGAGTTTTATCATATTGACAATAAAAATTTGGAGATCGTGGAACCGCCTTGTGACAATAACGTCCCAAAGGAAGTTATCGTTCCTGCTCATTCGGCCCGCACTGATATTGTGCCTTTTATTTACAAAAAAAGCCAAAAAATCAAGCAACGTTTTCGAGTTGGGCTCAATATTAATAAAAATGTGGAAGAGGACCTGTTTGAAGGCTATGATGACGAATTAAGGATATACAACGTCGTTTGGAGCAATGAAGTAACATTCGTCAGCAAATAATTGATGTCCTCGCTCCGATCAGTTGTCGCTTACGGTCCATAATTCACATCTTTGCAATCAACATGGCTATTGCATCTCTAATCAGCGAACAATTTGACGGCGTTATCTGGCGGATGGAAATTGATGAACTAAGTGACACTCTTTTTGTCGAGATCAGGAATGAAGAAGAACGGAAAGTAAGTTTCGCGGCGGTTAGTTTATCAGATGGCACTGTTTTATTTAAAAACATTGCAGCACCAGAAAAATGGCTCACAGGTATTGAAGCTGCATTTGACGGTGTTTTACTATTGCACTTTTATCAATCAGAATCCGGGCCGGCACATAAGGGATTAATGGCTATTGAGGCAGGCTCAGCTAAAATACTATGGAGCAACTACACTTATACGTTTGATTATTTAACCGAAAAAGGCCCTGTTGTTTATGATGTGCGGATCCATCCCAGAAAGTTATTTCTGCTTGATATCAAAACCGGTGCAACAGAACGCCTTTACCAACCGTCTTTGTATAAGGACTTGCAAAATAGTATTGTGCTACCCCATATAGTTTCACCGGAAGAGTTGCCTGTTAAATTAATTTCAGTACATCCGTTTGGAAATAGCACGCATTATCTTGAATACAATAATTTCAGAATTGTATCTTTGCACGCGCTAAAGGGAGGGGAATTAAATCAGGTGCTTTTAGTATTTGACCAGACCATTCCCGGCAGCAATACGATAGTTTATGAAGATTTATTAAATGCCGGCATACAAAAGATGCAGCCAGAGGCGTTTATTATCCATAAAAACAGGTTAATATATATCAAAAACAAGTGCGAACTTAAGGTCTTACCCCTATAAAATATTGATTCAATTTTAATTATGAAATTTAAGCTTTTATTGATCACCGCTTTATCCCTTATCATTTCTACATCTCTTTTTGCCAAACCAGTAATAGATTCAGTTGGCGTAAAAAATAACGATGGCAAGAAGATGATCCTTTTTAAAGTTAAAGCAAAAGATACTTACTACTCTATCGGCAAGCGCTACGGCATTAAACCGGAAGCTTTGATGAAGTTTAACGGCAAAAAGAAAGCTGTTTTGTCAATTGGGACGATTATTGAAATTCCGACAGAGATTCCGTTTAAGAAGACGAGCAAAACAAAGGAAACAGCCGAGGCCCCAAAAAAGGAAACAAAAAAGAAAAGAAGGAAAGGCTTGCCAGGGAGGCGAAAGAAGCCCGCGAAGAAAAAAAACATAAACATTCACCGGACAACAACACGGATGAAACGCCAACAGCGGTTGTTGAGCAACCAGCAAGCCCTGAGCGTGTAGTGCAACAGCCCGTTCAGCAACCTGTTCAGCAATCGATCCAGCAAAACAATACACCTCCTGTACAGTATAAAGTTTCAGCTGGCGAAACGCTTTATGCCATCAGCAAACGGTTTAATACCACAGTTGATGACATCACCAAATTGAATAATTTAACTTCCACAAACCTGGCACCAGGCCAGGTATTGTTGGTGCATACGGGTACGCAAGCAGCGCCGCCACCCACACCACCCGTAATGATTAGGGATACCCAGATAGCCAAACGTGATTCAACTACTGTTGTGCAGGTGAACCAGGATAGCCTTAACAGCGAGCGGCATTTAAATGCAAACCGCTACGGCTTATTCGAAAAGAACGAGAAAGGCGTTGCAACCTGGATGGACGACCCTGGGCTCGACCCCAATAAAAAGCTGGTATTGCACCGCTCAGCTCCAATCGGCACGGTAATAAAACTCACTAACCCAATGACTAACCGCACCACTTTTGCAAAAGTGGTTGGCCGCTTTACCGATAATGAGTCGACAAAAGATGTGATCATTGTGATGACCAAAAGCGTAGCGGATGCGCTTGGGGCATTGGACAAACGTTTTCATGTGGACATCAGCTACGGCAGCCCGAATGAATAAACCGTTTATTATAGGGATAGCCGGTGGCAGCGGCTCTGGTAAAACTTTTTTTTTAAAGTGTTTTCGTGAGCATTTTACCGAAGCGGAGGTTTCCCTCGTTTCGCAGGATGATTATTATATCCCTGTGGCCCATACCATGACCAAAGAGGAAAACATGTTCTACAATTTTGATTTGCCCTCGACTGTCGATCATGAACATTTTAATGATGATATCAATCGCCTTGTAAGAGGCGAAACAATCTTAAAAAAGGAATATACCTTTAATAATCCCGATGTTGAACCAAGGATGCTGGAAATTAAACCGGCGCCTATTTTGATCGTCGAAGGCTTATTTATACTGCATTTCAGGGAGATCGCGTCATCACTCGACCTCAAGATCTTTATCGAGGCTGATGATCATATCGCGCTGCAGCGCCGTGTTAAGCGCGACCTTGTTGAACGCGGTTATTCGCGTGAGGATGTGATGTACAGATGGGTTAACCACGTGGTGCCGGCCTATAATGCATATTTATTACCTTATAAAGGCGAATGCGACCAGGTGATTACCAATAACTCGCACGAAGCGGACGATATTATTTGTGTAACAGAGGAGATTTCGAAAGAATTGAGAAAAAAGATTTTAATTTGAAGATTTGAAAATGTGCCAATTTGAAAATTAAAAACAGAGAGCCCATCTTCAAATTTTCAAATTACCAAATCTTCAAATCAAAAAACCATTTCCGGTATTTCTCCTTCGATAATCAATTTACCCGCTGTAGCCGCTTTTATTTCTTCAACACTTACGCCGGGTGCACGCTCAAGCAGTTTAAAACCACCTTCGGGCAGCACATCCAGCACCGCCAGTTCAGTCACTATTTTTTTGACGCATTTTACGCCTGTTAGCGGCAGGGTACATGCCGGCAATAGCTTTGATTCGCCCGCCTTGTTTACGTGCTGCATGGCCACGATAATGTTGTCTGCGGAGGCCACCAGGTCCATCGCCCCTCCCATTCCTTTCACCATTTTTCCGGGGATCTTCCAGTTGGCGATATCGCCATTTTCAGATACTTCCATCGCACCCAATATGGTAAGGTTCACCTTTTTTGCCCTGATCATCCCAAAGCTCATCGCCGAATCAAATACCGCCGAGCCAGGCAGCATGGTAATGGTTTGTTTGCCGGCGTTGATGATATCAGCATCCTCTTCCCCTTCAAACGGGAACGGCCCCATGCCCAGCAAGCCGTTTTCGGATTGCAGGATCACGTCTACATTTTCAGGTATGTAATTGGCAACAAGGGTCGGTATACCGATACCGAGGTTTACGTAGTAACCGTCTTTTATTTCGCGTGCAATACGCTTCGCAATATCTTCTTTAGTGAGCATGGTTATCTTTTTCTTACCGTACGTTGTTCAATTCGTTTCTCGTAATTCTCTCCCTGGAAAATCCGGTGCACGTAAATGCCCGGGGTATGGATATGATCCGGGTCAAGTTCACCCGGTTCAACCAGTTCTTCCACTTCGGCGATGGTAACTTTACCTGCCATAGCCATCACTGCGTTAAAATTGCGTGCGGTTGCACGGTAAACCAGGTTGCCAAGTCTATCACCTTTCCATGCTTTTACAATGGCAAAATCAGCTTCAAAAGCCATTTCCATTAAATAAGCCTTGCCGTTAAAATTCCGTATTTCTTTGCCTACGGCCACTTCGGTACCAATGCCTGCCGGGGTGAAAATTGCAGGCATGCCATAGCCCGCCGCCATACAGCGGGTGGCTAACGTTCCCTGGG
This genomic window contains:
- a CDS encoding LysM peptidoglycan-binding domain-containing protein, which encodes MQQPVQQPVQQSIQQNNTPPVQYKVSAGETLYAISKRFNTTVDDITKLNNLTSTNLAPGQVLLVHTGTQAAPPPTPPVMIRDTQIAKRDSTTVVQVNQDSLNSERHLNANRYGLFEKNEKGVATWMDDPGLDPNKKLVLHRSAPIGTVIKLTNPMTNRTTFAKVVGRFTDNESTKDVIIVMTKSVADALGALDKRFHVDISYGSPNE
- a CDS encoding CoA transferase subunit B; the encoded protein is MLTKEDIAKRIAREIKDGYYVNLGIGIPTLVANYIPENVDVILQSENGLLGMGPFPFEGEEDADIINAGKQTITMLPGSAVFDSAMSFGMIRAKKVNLTILGAMEVSENGDIANWKIPGKMVKGMGGAMDLVASADNIIVAMQHVNKAGESKLLPACTLPLTGVKCVKKIVTELAVLDVLPEGGFKLLERAPGVSVEEIKAATAGKLIIEGEIPEMVF
- a CDS encoding CoA transferase subunit A, producing the protein MNKVVNGADEAIHDIGDGMTLMLGGFGMCGLPEKCIAALVKKGTKNLTCISNNAGVDDFGIGLMLKQRQVKKMISSYVGENAEFERQLLSGELEVELIPQGTLATRCMAAGYGMPAIFTPAGIGTEVAVGKEIRNFNGKAYLMEMAFEADFAIVKAWKGDRLGNLVYRATARNFNAVMAMAGKVTIAEVEELVEPGELDPDHIHTPGIYVHRIFQGENYEKRIEQRTVRKR
- a CDS encoding LysM peptidoglycan-binding domain-containing protein — translated: MKFKLLLITALSLIISTSLFAKPVIDSVGVKNNDGKKMILFKVKAKDTYYSIGKRYGIKPEALMKFNGKKKAVLSIGTIIEIPTEIPFKKTSKTKETAEAPKKETKKKRRKGLPGRRKKPAKKKNINIHRTTTRMKRQQRLLSNQQALSV
- a CDS encoding uridine kinase family protein; the encoded protein is MNKPFIIGIAGGSGSGKTFFLKCFREHFTEAEVSLVSQDDYYIPVAHTMTKEENMFYNFDLPSTVDHEHFNDDINRLVRGETILKKEYTFNNPDVEPRMLEIKPAPILIVEGLFILHFREIASSLDLKIFIEADDHIALQRRVKRDLVERGYSREDVMYRWVNHVVPAYNAYLLPYKGECDQVITNNSHEADDIICVTEEISKELRKKILI